The following proteins are encoded in a genomic region of Micromonospora olivasterospora:
- a CDS encoding response regulator gives MIDVLVVDDDFMVARIHRGFVERLPGFRVVGTASTGEQAIAAVDELRPDLVLLDLYLPDMFGLDVVTRLRAARHDCDILVISAAREAEAVRRSVRYGAVNYLLKPFHFDELRTRLEQYAGRRTALRAAVVSDQADVDRVLSRTAAHIPTSALPRGLSPETAELVERALREHSGTLSAAECADRVGISRVSARRYLEHFSDTGRAEVTLKYGVAGRPERRYAWVA, from the coding sequence ATGATCGACGTACTGGTCGTCGACGACGACTTCATGGTCGCCCGCATCCACCGGGGGTTCGTCGAGCGCCTCCCTGGCTTCCGGGTGGTCGGCACGGCGAGCACCGGCGAGCAGGCGATCGCGGCGGTGGACGAGCTCCGTCCCGACCTGGTGCTGCTCGACCTCTACCTGCCGGACATGTTCGGCCTGGACGTGGTGACCCGACTGCGCGCGGCCCGGCACGACTGCGACATCCTGGTGATCAGCGCGGCACGGGAAGCCGAGGCGGTCCGGCGCTCGGTCCGCTACGGCGCGGTCAACTACCTGCTCAAGCCCTTCCACTTCGACGAGCTGCGGACCCGGCTGGAGCAGTACGCGGGCCGGCGCACCGCCTTGCGCGCCGCCGTCGTCAGCGACCAGGCCGACGTCGACCGGGTGCTGTCCCGCACCGCCGCGCACATCCCCACCTCGGCGCTGCCCCGCGGCCTCAGCCCGGAGACCGCCGAGCTGGTGGAACGCGCCCTGCGTGAGCACTCCGGCACGCTCTCGGCCGCCGAGTGCGCCGACCGGGTCGGCATCTCCCGGGTCAGCGCGCGCCGCTACCTGGAGCACTTCTCTGACACGGGGCGGGCCGAGGTGACGCTGAAGTACGGCGTGGCCGGCCGCCCCGAGCGCCGCTACGCCTGGGTGGCCTGA
- a CDS encoding NADPH-dependent F420 reductase, translating into MVALPTAGAGERVEHADELLARVVAGVPGGGPQRPEPRLVDLVEVRQHQVVLAREVLVEGRPPRTGFDMRIAVLGTGMVGRAIAARAAELGHEVTVGTRDVAATRAGDWADWAASHPRVGLAGHADATRGSELVVNATSGAGSLTALAAAGEENLAGKVLLDIANPLDFGNGFPPTLSVLNDDSLGERIQRAFPRTRVVKALNTLTADLMTHPRQLADGDHSVFVCGDDPDAKKTVAELLADFGHTDVIDLSDITTARGTEMLLPLWLRLYGKLGTGIFNIKVVR; encoded by the coding sequence GTGGTAGCCCTCCCGACGGCAGGCGCCGGCGAGCGCGTCGAACATGCCGACGAGCTGCTCGCGCGGGTCGTCGCCGGTGTCCCGGGCGGCGGCCCGCAGCGCCCCGAACCACGCCTGGTCGACCTTGTCGAGGTACGCCAGCACCAGGTCGTCCTTGCTCGGGAAGTGCTTGTAGAGGGGCGCCCACCGAGGACGGGATTCGACATGCGCATCGCAGTACTGGGCACCGGCATGGTCGGACGGGCGATCGCCGCACGGGCGGCGGAGCTGGGGCATGAGGTCACCGTCGGCACCCGCGACGTGGCGGCGACCCGGGCCGGCGACTGGGCCGACTGGGCGGCCTCCCACCCCCGCGTCGGCCTGGCCGGCCACGCCGACGCCACCCGCGGGTCCGAGTTGGTGGTGAACGCGACCAGCGGCGCGGGCTCGCTTACCGCGCTCGCGGCGGCCGGCGAGGAGAACCTGGCCGGCAAGGTCCTGCTGGACATCGCCAACCCGCTCGACTTCGGCAACGGCTTCCCGCCCACCCTGTCGGTGCTCAACGACGACTCGCTGGGCGAGCGGATCCAGCGGGCCTTTCCGCGCACCCGGGTGGTGAAGGCCCTCAACACGCTCACCGCAGACTTGATGACCCACCCGCGGCAGCTCGCGGACGGGGACCACAGCGTGTTCGTCTGCGGCGACGACCCGGACGCCAAGAAGACGGTCGCCGAACTGCTCGCCGACTTCGGCCACACCGACGTGATCGACCTAAGCGACATCACCACCGCCCGCGGCACCGAGATGCTGCTGCCGCTCTGGCTGCGCCTCTACGGCAAGCTCGGCACCGGCATCTTCAACATCAAGGTCGTTCGCTGA